One region of Variovorax sp. J2L1-78 genomic DNA includes:
- a CDS encoding type VI secretion protein IcmF/TssM N-terminal domain-containing protein: MTTLSSLPATFWQLVALCGIAFIALWWWLLGAPQAARRRALRARITALGPAESASELAALQVMRDAVAQARRGLRRAGTAARPSRAGLYGIPWFLFIGDTAADVPGLLAAAHSVSPLPVAHDRDTSGRAFWRWWFFETMTAIETSSAAVCDAGSRRTRNLWYQALMELAEQRERLPLNGVVVCVGAATLLGEPADVMPGTARLRHVVDEAAEHLQLRLPVYLIVTGLERLPGYATVYGALPPEVLAQALGHRLPLQDRSAAPAAGDRLSELFEPIAARLQALRLRLLDEATSAADQLAIHAFFDQVNALQPGLRSVVDRMFEESRGRRSPYWRGLYLTGVQADGGAAFVSDLFQRFLPADQPLAHG; the protein is encoded by the coding sequence ATGACCACCCTGTCTTCCCTCCCGGCCACCTTCTGGCAACTGGTTGCCCTCTGCGGCATCGCGTTCATCGCCCTGTGGTGGTGGCTGCTCGGCGCGCCGCAGGCCGCACGACGGCGCGCCCTGCGCGCGCGCATCACGGCCCTCGGGCCGGCGGAATCGGCGTCGGAACTCGCGGCCCTGCAGGTCATGCGGGACGCCGTGGCGCAGGCACGACGCGGGTTGCGACGCGCCGGTACGGCGGCACGCCCGTCGCGCGCGGGTCTCTACGGCATCCCGTGGTTCCTTTTCATCGGCGACACGGCGGCCGACGTGCCCGGCTTGCTGGCGGCCGCGCACAGCGTGTCGCCGCTGCCGGTGGCGCACGACCGCGACACGAGCGGGCGCGCCTTCTGGCGCTGGTGGTTCTTCGAGACGATGACGGCGATCGAGACCAGCTCCGCGGCCGTCTGCGATGCCGGCTCGCGCCGCACGCGCAACCTCTGGTACCAGGCGCTCATGGAACTGGCCGAGCAGCGCGAGCGGCTGCCACTCAATGGCGTGGTGGTGTGCGTCGGCGCCGCCACCCTGCTGGGCGAGCCCGCAGACGTCATGCCGGGCACGGCGCGCCTGCGGCACGTGGTCGACGAGGCGGCCGAGCACCTGCAGCTGCGCCTGCCGGTCTACCTCATCGTCACGGGCCTGGAGCGACTGCCCGGCTACGCCACCGTGTACGGCGCGTTGCCGCCCGAGGTGCTGGCGCAGGCACTCGGGCACCGTCTGCCCCTGCAGGACCGCAGCGCCGCGCCAGCCGCGGGAGACCGATTGAGCGAGCTGTTCGAACCCATCGCGGCGCGATTGCAGGCGCTGCGATTGCGCCTGCTCGATGAGGCGACCAGCGCCGCCGACCAGCTCGCGATCCATGCCTTCTTCGACCAGGTGAACGCCCTGCAACCCGGGCTGCGCAGCGTGGTGGACCGGATGTTCGAGGAGAGTCGGGGCCGGCGTTCGCCGTACTGGCGCGGCCTGTACCTGACGGGGGTGCAGGCCGACGGCGGCGCGGCCTTCGTGTCGGACCTGTTCCAGCGCTTCCTGCCGGCCGACCAGCCGCTGGCGCACGGCTGA
- a CDS encoding DotU family type IV/VI secretion system protein, which produces MARLLDAFSAFFAFGLRLAAVREDGGAMTDPVAARQQAHALLDAARGAARATGWPAAPVESASFAAVAWFDELLQRLAGATDAGDALQSTLFNSSNAQTEFFHHLAALGPDDGAVREVYWYALALGFRGQYYFEHADTGEWGKLKRLHGQQLPTPPVELDALAWTRLTPQPYASPDPPARRRPQRRRRALVKAAGAIALLAPGAYLISLLLGDRAGPPPAPTERVAAQLQRYACADLALATGADGSAHVSGFVASSEDGARVRQDIAALPQAKTPDFDLRIRAWPYCEVAAILKPYQLRNQDSKAGLRIEAPSAPMGRLREGDAVRLQVTGPVYASHVRVDYYTSDGAVLHLMSESTGTRLPARQTVTLGGNMPTSWLVSPPFGTVLVAVVASASPFEHLADRPPFELASAYLAALRESIAATPGSQRLVADFLFLETIAR; this is translated from the coding sequence ATGGCACGCCTGCTCGACGCCTTCTCGGCCTTCTTCGCCTTCGGCCTGCGGCTCGCGGCGGTGCGGGAGGACGGCGGCGCCATGACGGACCCGGTGGCCGCGCGGCAACAGGCGCACGCGCTGCTCGATGCCGCCCGCGGCGCAGCGCGCGCGACCGGCTGGCCGGCCGCGCCGGTCGAGTCGGCGAGCTTCGCGGCGGTGGCCTGGTTCGACGAACTCCTGCAACGGCTGGCCGGCGCCACCGATGCCGGCGACGCCCTGCAATCGACGCTCTTCAATTCCAGCAACGCACAGACCGAGTTTTTCCACCACCTGGCAGCGCTCGGCCCGGACGACGGCGCGGTGCGCGAGGTCTACTGGTACGCGCTGGCCCTGGGCTTCCGGGGGCAGTACTACTTCGAGCATGCCGACACCGGCGAGTGGGGCAAGCTCAAGCGCCTGCATGGCCAGCAGTTGCCGACCCCCCCGGTCGAACTCGACGCGCTGGCCTGGACACGGCTCACGCCGCAGCCCTATGCCTCGCCGGACCCACCGGCACGCCGTCGGCCCCAGCGCCGCCGCCGCGCGCTGGTGAAGGCCGCCGGCGCCATCGCACTGCTCGCCCCCGGCGCCTACCTGATCAGCCTGCTGCTCGGCGACCGGGCCGGGCCGCCGCCCGCGCCCACCGAACGCGTGGCCGCGCAACTGCAGCGTTACGCCTGCGCCGACCTGGCGCTGGCGACCGGCGCCGATGGCAGCGCGCACGTCAGCGGCTTCGTCGCCAGTTCCGAAGACGGTGCGCGTGTGCGGCAGGACATCGCGGCCCTGCCGCAGGCCAAGACGCCGGATTTCGACCTGCGCATCCGTGCCTGGCCCTACTGCGAGGTGGCCGCGATCCTCAAGCCCTACCAGCTGCGCAACCAGGACAGCAAGGCCGGGCTGCGGATCGAGGCGCCCTCGGCCCCCATGGGCCGGCTGCGCGAAGGCGACGCGGTGCGGCTGCAGGTCACCGGACCCGTCTATGCCAGCCACGTGCGGGTCGACTACTACACGAGCGATGGCGCGGTGCTGCACCTGATGTCGGAATCCACCGGCACGCGCCTGCCGGCCCGGCAGACCGTGACGCTGGGCGGGAACATGCCCACGAGCTGGCTCGTCAGCCCGCCCTTCGGCACCGTGCTGGTGGCCGTGGTCGCCTCGGCATCGCCCTTCGAACATCTTGCCGATCGGCCACCTTTCGAGCTCGCGTCCGCCTACCTGGCAGCGCTGCGAGAGTCGATCGCGGCGACCCCCGGAAGCCAGCGGCTGGTCGCGGACTTCCTGTTTCTGGAAACCATTGCGCGCTGA
- a CDS encoding response regulator transcription factor, whose amino-acid sequence MKILIADDHRLVMEAVKAKLAELEPGIEFVLAMSVDELMAAASDDLDLALIDLNMPGAEGHGHIDEMRRRHPAVPVIVLSGTEDPAVMRATIERGVLGFIPKAYSPDVMISAVRLVLAGGVYVPPMMLSAVPAGIVAGVPAAEVARQLGGAGHTLDHLRNVLTDRQVEVLQLLSQGKPNKLIGRALGISEGTVKIHLAAIFRALNVRNRTEAVVAAQALTEA is encoded by the coding sequence ATGAAAATCCTGATCGCCGACGATCACCGACTCGTCATGGAAGCGGTCAAGGCCAAGCTGGCCGAACTCGAGCCCGGCATCGAATTCGTCCTGGCCATGAGCGTCGACGAGTTGATGGCTGCGGCCTCCGACGACCTGGACCTGGCGCTGATCGACCTGAACATGCCCGGCGCGGAAGGCCATGGTCACATCGACGAGATGCGCCGACGCCACCCGGCCGTGCCGGTGATCGTGCTGTCGGGCACCGAAGACCCGGCGGTGATGCGCGCGACCATCGAGCGCGGCGTGCTGGGTTTCATCCCCAAGGCCTATTCGCCCGACGTGATGATCTCCGCCGTGCGGCTGGTGCTGGCCGGTGGCGTCTACGTTCCGCCGATGATGCTGTCGGCCGTGCCCGCCGGCATCGTGGCCGGCGTGCCGGCGGCGGAGGTGGCACGGCAACTGGGCGGCGCCGGCCACACGCTCGACCACCTGCGCAACGTGCTGACCGACCGGCAGGTCGAAGTGCTCCAGCTGCTGTCCCAGGGCAAGCCCAACAAGCTGATCGGCCGCGCCCTCGGTATCAGCGAGGGCACGGTCAAGATCCACCTCGCAGCGATCTTCCGCGCGCTCAACGTGCGCAACCGCACCGAAGCGGTGGTCGCGGCGCAGGCGCTGACCGAAGCCTGA
- a CDS encoding non-heme iron oxygenase ferredoxin subunit, with amino-acid sequence MNDTPWTDVCNEDDVFDDNAVGLQIAGRDIALYKVEGRVFATDNSCTHGRARLCDGFLEGYEIECPLHQGRFDIRDGRATCAPATTDLRCYPVRIEGGRVFLQLAG; translated from the coding sequence ATGAACGACACCCCATGGACCGACGTCTGCAACGAGGACGACGTGTTCGACGACAACGCCGTCGGCCTGCAGATCGCGGGCCGCGACATCGCCCTCTACAAGGTCGAGGGCCGCGTCTTCGCCACCGACAACAGCTGCACCCATGGCCGCGCGCGGCTGTGCGACGGCTTTCTCGAAGGCTATGAGATCGAATGCCCGTTGCACCAGGGCCGCTTCGACATTCGCGATGGCCGCGCGACCTGCGCGCCGGCCACGACGGACCTGCGGTGCTATCCGGTGCGCATCGAAGGCGGGCGGGTGTTCCTGCAGCTCGCCGGGTAG
- a CDS encoding aromatic-ring-hydroxylating dioxygenase subunit beta — protein sequence MSEATRATPPGTAPDIGFQDYVAIARLHADYAQAVDSGDWDLWPEFFVEDCLYKLIPRENHERGFPLATLFFESKGMLKDRAYGIRETLFHDPYYQRHVVGAPLIRSAAHDRFEVEANYAVFRTKLSEASTVFNVGRYIDTIVRTPNGLRFASRLCVYDSEMIPNSIIYPI from the coding sequence ATGAGCGAAGCAACCCGCGCGACCCCGCCGGGCACCGCACCGGACATCGGCTTCCAGGACTACGTCGCGATCGCGCGCCTGCACGCCGACTACGCACAGGCCGTGGACTCCGGCGACTGGGACCTGTGGCCGGAGTTCTTCGTCGAGGACTGCCTCTACAAGCTGATCCCGCGCGAGAACCACGAGCGCGGCTTCCCGCTCGCCACCTTGTTCTTCGAGAGCAAGGGCATGCTGAAGGACCGCGCCTATGGCATCCGCGAGACGCTGTTCCACGACCCGTACTACCAGCGGCATGTGGTCGGCGCGCCACTGATCCGGTCGGCGGCGCATGACCGCTTCGAGGTGGAAGCCAACTACGCGGTCTTCCGCACCAAGCTGTCGGAGGCGTCGACCGTCTTCAATGTCGGCCGCTACATCGACACCATCGTCCGGACGCCGAACGGCCTCCGGTTCGCGTCGCGCCTGTGCGTGTACGACAGCGAAATGATCCCGAACTCCATCATCTACCCGATCTGA
- a CDS encoding aromatic ring-hydroxylating dioxygenase subunit alpha: MSNPDTGTFPARIHWASDDTSRIPFMAYTDEAQHRKELERFFYTRHWNYVGLEAEIPAPGDFKRTVVGERSVLMVRDAEGGIAVVENVCAHRGMQFCRERHGNRKEFVCPYHQWSYTLQGDLQGVPFRRGVKQDGKVNGGMPADFKTADHGLNKLKVATRGGVVFASFDHDIESLEDFLGPTILGYFDRLFNGRQLRILGYNRQRIPGNWKLMQENIKDPYHPGLLHTWFVTFGLWRADNKSELKMDARHRHAAMISTRGQSGKADQVTQVSSFKESMQLHDPRFLDIVPEPWWGGPTAVMMTLFPSVILQQQVNSVSTRHIQPDGHGAFDFVWTHFGFDDDTDEMTQRRLRQANLFGPAGFVSADDGEVIEFSQQGFEQKPFHRTLAELGGREVGDTDHMVTETLIRGMYAYWREVMEA; the protein is encoded by the coding sequence ATGAGCAACCCCGACACAGGCACCTTCCCGGCCCGCATCCACTGGGCGTCCGACGACACCAGCCGCATTCCCTTCATGGCCTACACCGACGAGGCGCAGCACCGCAAGGAGCTCGAGCGCTTCTTCTACACGCGGCACTGGAACTACGTGGGGCTCGAAGCGGAGATCCCCGCACCCGGCGACTTCAAGCGCACGGTGGTGGGCGAGCGCTCGGTGCTCATGGTGCGCGATGCCGAGGGCGGCATCGCTGTGGTCGAGAACGTCTGTGCGCACCGCGGCATGCAGTTCTGCCGCGAGCGGCACGGCAACCGCAAGGAATTCGTCTGCCCTTACCACCAGTGGAGCTACACGCTGCAGGGCGACCTGCAGGGCGTGCCTTTCCGGCGTGGCGTGAAGCAGGACGGCAAGGTCAACGGCGGCATGCCGGCCGACTTCAAGACCGCCGACCACGGACTGAACAAGCTCAAGGTGGCGACGCGCGGCGGCGTGGTGTTCGCGAGCTTCGATCACGACATCGAGTCGCTGGAAGACTTCCTCGGGCCGACCATCCTGGGCTACTTCGACCGCTTGTTCAACGGGCGACAGCTGCGCATCCTCGGCTACAACCGCCAGCGCATCCCGGGCAACTGGAAGCTGATGCAGGAGAACATCAAGGACCCGTACCACCCCGGCCTGCTGCACACCTGGTTCGTCACCTTCGGGCTCTGGCGCGCCGACAACAAGAGCGAGCTGAAGATGGATGCGCGGCACCGCCATGCCGCGATGATTTCCACGCGCGGCCAGTCGGGCAAGGCCGATCAGGTGACGCAGGTGTCGAGCTTCAAGGAAAGCATGCAGCTCCACGACCCCCGCTTCCTGGACATCGTGCCGGAGCCCTGGTGGGGCGGACCGACGGCCGTGATGATGACGCTCTTCCCGAGCGTCATCCTGCAGCAGCAGGTCAACAGCGTGTCGACCCGCCACATCCAGCCCGACGGCCATGGCGCCTTCGATTTCGTGTGGACGCACTTCGGCTTCGACGACGACACCGACGAGATGACGCAGCGCCGGCTGCGGCAGGCCAACCTCTTCGGCCCAGCCGGCTTCGTCTCGGCCGACGACGGCGAGGTCATCGAGTTCTCGCAGCAAGGCTTCGAGCAGAAGCCCTTCCATCGCACGCTGGCCGAACTCGGCGGGCGCGAGGTCGGCGACACCGACCACATGGTGACCGAGACGCTGATCCGCGGCATGTACGCCTACTGGCGCGAAGTGATGGAGGCCTGA
- a CDS encoding LysR family transcriptional regulator, with product MELHDIDLNLLVVFDQLMAERKVSKVAENLGLGQPAVSNALARLRKLLGDELFLRTSAGMQPTPFAEQLAASVGLALGMLHSAVNARSTFDPGRSERRFSIGMTDIGEIYFLPQLMQHLHRVAPQVSITTVRNTAVNLKDAMEAGQVDLAIGLLPQLKSGFFQRRLFEQKYVCLVRRRHPLTRRKLQEADFFAAEHLAVVSAGTGHGRVDQILDRSAPQRKVRLTVPHYVAIGHILQSSDLVATVPHRLAERMVAPFELAVLPHPVKLPEIAIHLFWHAKYQKDPANQWLRNLIVELHAD from the coding sequence ATGGAGCTGCATGACATCGACCTGAACCTGCTGGTGGTGTTCGACCAGCTCATGGCGGAACGCAAGGTGTCGAAGGTCGCCGAGAACCTCGGGCTGGGCCAGCCGGCCGTCAGCAATGCGCTGGCTCGACTTCGCAAGCTGCTGGGCGACGAGCTCTTTCTGCGCACCTCGGCCGGCATGCAGCCGACACCCTTCGCCGAACAGCTGGCCGCATCGGTCGGCCTGGCGCTGGGCATGCTCCACAGCGCCGTGAACGCCCGCAGCACCTTCGATCCGGGCCGCAGCGAGCGCCGCTTCTCGATCGGCATGACCGACATCGGCGAGATCTATTTCCTGCCCCAGCTGATGCAGCACCTGCACCGGGTCGCGCCGCAGGTGTCGATCACCACGGTGCGCAATACGGCGGTCAACCTCAAGGACGCGATGGAGGCGGGCCAGGTCGACCTCGCGATCGGCCTGCTGCCGCAGCTCAAGAGCGGGTTCTTCCAGCGGCGCCTGTTCGAGCAGAAGTACGTCTGCCTCGTGCGGCGTCGGCATCCGCTGACGCGCAGGAAACTGCAGGAAGCAGACTTCTTCGCCGCGGAGCATCTGGCCGTGGTCTCGGCAGGCACGGGTCATGGCCGCGTCGACCAGATCCTGGACCGAAGCGCACCGCAGCGGAAGGTCCGGCTGACGGTGCCGCATTACGTGGCGATCGGCCACATCCTTCAGTCCAGCGACCTGGTGGCGACGGTGCCGCACCGGCTGGCCGAACGGATGGTGGCGCCCTTCGAGCTGGCGGTGTTGCCGCACCCGGTGAAGCTGCCCGAGATCGCCATCCATCTCTTCTGGCACGCCAAGTACCAGAAGGACCCGGCGAACCAGTGGCTGCGCAACCTGATCGTCGAGCTGCACGCCGATTGA
- a CDS encoding ABC transporter ATP-binding protein, translating into MLRIESVHTYYGDSHILRGVDAVHPAASSLGLLGRNGMGKTTLIRTLMGYVRPASGRVLLDGRDVTGWAPEKMARQGIGYVPEGRGIFPNLTVRENLLMSERAGLDGRRAWTFDRVMATFPRLAERLSHGGQQLSGGEQQMLSIGRALMTNPRLLILDEATEGLAPLIVAEIWRVIADIRSTGIATLIVDRDWRKVLAHTDHAVVMEKGRIVLAAESASLAADPAALSGWLGV; encoded by the coding sequence ATGCTGCGAATCGAATCGGTCCACACCTACTACGGCGACAGCCACATCCTGCGCGGCGTCGATGCCGTGCACCCCGCTGCCAGCTCGCTCGGCCTGCTCGGGCGCAACGGCATGGGCAAGACCACGCTGATCCGCACGCTGATGGGCTACGTGCGGCCGGCCTCCGGCCGCGTGCTGCTCGACGGGCGCGACGTGACCGGCTGGGCGCCCGAGAAGATGGCCCGGCAGGGTATCGGCTACGTGCCCGAGGGCCGCGGCATCTTCCCCAACCTGACGGTGCGCGAGAACCTGCTGATGAGCGAGCGCGCCGGGCTCGACGGCCGCCGCGCCTGGACCTTCGACCGCGTGATGGCGACCTTCCCGCGCCTCGCCGAGCGGCTCTCGCACGGCGGCCAGCAGCTGTCGGGCGGCGAGCAGCAGATGCTGTCGATCGGCCGGGCCCTGATGACCAACCCGCGCCTGCTCATCCTGGACGAAGCGACGGAAGGCCTGGCGCCGCTGATCGTGGCCGAAATCTGGCGCGTGATCGCGGACATCCGCAGCACCGGCATCGCCACGCTGATCGTCGACCGCGACTGGCGCAAGGTGCTGGCGCACACCGACCATGCGGTGGTGATGGAGAAAGGGCGCATCGTGCTGGCGGCCGAGTCGGCGTCGCTCGCGGCGGACCCGGCCGCGCTGTCCGGTTGGCTGGGCGTCTGA
- a CDS encoding ABC transporter ATP-binding protein encodes MNAPLLAVQGLTRRFGGLVAVNAVTFDLHLGEVHAVIGTNGAGKSTLINMLSGEIEASEGRIALAGEDITTRAQSRRARDGIGRSYQRTTIFPEFTVHENCRLAAQAATPRPWAIWQASGRCAASNTAADEALRAAGLEAEAHRIAGTMSHGAKRQLEVAMCLATRPRVLLLDEPLAGMGAEETDRMLALLTRLKASHAILLVEHDMDAVFRIADRITVMVNGAVIASGHPAMIRQDPAVREAYLGDEGAH; translated from the coding sequence ATGAACGCGCCGCTTCTTGCGGTGCAGGGGCTGACCCGCCGCTTCGGCGGGCTGGTGGCCGTCAACGCGGTGACGTTCGACCTCCATCTTGGCGAGGTGCACGCGGTGATCGGCACCAACGGCGCCGGCAAGTCGACGCTGATCAACATGCTGTCCGGCGAGATCGAGGCGTCCGAAGGCCGCATCGCGCTGGCCGGCGAGGACATCACGACCCGGGCGCAATCGCGCCGCGCCCGCGACGGCATCGGCCGCAGCTACCAGCGCACCACGATCTTCCCCGAGTTCACGGTGCACGAGAACTGCCGCCTGGCGGCGCAGGCCGCGACGCCGCGACCCTGGGCGATCTGGCAGGCGTCGGGCCGCTGCGCAGCCAGCAACACGGCGGCCGACGAGGCGCTGCGTGCCGCCGGGCTCGAGGCCGAGGCGCACCGCATCGCCGGCACGATGAGCCATGGCGCCAAGCGACAGCTCGAAGTCGCGATGTGCCTGGCGACGAGGCCGCGCGTGCTGCTGCTCGACGAACCGCTCGCCGGCATGGGCGCGGAAGAGACCGATCGGATGCTGGCCCTGCTCACGCGCCTGAAGGCCTCGCACGCCATCCTGCTCGTCGAGCACGACATGGATGCGGTCTTCCGCATCGCCGACCGCATCACCGTGATGGTCAACGGTGCGGTCATCGCCAGCGGCCACCCCGCCATGATCCGGCAGGACCCGGCCGTGCGCGAGGCCTACCTGGGCGACGAGGGAGCACATTGA
- a CDS encoding branched-chain amino acid ABC transporter permease, producing MKKLSTWTPLICALLLAAAGPLLGPYASDLVVKVMILSIFALSLELLVGMTGLVSLGHAAFYGIGAYATVLASGAEGGSIAWLLPLAMGSAALYALVVGALSLRTRGVYFIMVTLAFAQMAYFIFHDTKFGGGSDGIYLYVRPSLGALDMENRRVQFFAVLAALAGTYGLLALIRRSRFGAALAGIRVNEQRMRAAGFAVYGYKLAAFVLAGALAGLAGFLVAARDGVVNPELLAWHNSGEVLLMIILGGLGHLRGAVIGAVAFTVLKEVLGTHALVGPLADHWQLTLGIAIIVFVALLPKGLIGLAARISPSPLPKAVTS from the coding sequence ATGAAGAAACTCTCCACCTGGACGCCCCTGATCTGCGCCCTGCTGCTGGCCGCGGCCGGGCCGCTGCTGGGGCCGTATGCATCCGACCTCGTCGTCAAGGTCATGATCCTGTCGATCTTCGCGTTGAGCCTCGAACTGCTGGTCGGCATGACCGGGCTCGTGAGCCTCGGCCATGCGGCCTTCTACGGCATCGGCGCCTATGCGACGGTGCTCGCATCGGGCGCCGAGGGCGGCTCGATCGCCTGGCTGCTGCCGCTGGCCATGGGCAGCGCGGCGCTGTACGCGCTGGTCGTCGGCGCGCTCAGCCTGCGCACGCGCGGCGTGTACTTCATCATGGTCACGCTGGCCTTCGCACAGATGGCCTACTTCATCTTCCACGACACCAAGTTCGGCGGCGGTAGCGACGGCATCTACCTGTACGTGCGGCCGAGCCTCGGCGCGCTCGACATGGAGAACCGCCGCGTGCAGTTCTTTGCGGTGCTGGCGGCGCTGGCCGGCACTTACGGCCTGCTCGCACTCATCCGCCGCTCGCGCTTCGGTGCGGCCCTGGCGGGCATCCGCGTGAACGAGCAGCGCATGCGCGCGGCCGGCTTCGCGGTGTACGGCTACAAGCTCGCGGCCTTCGTGCTGGCGGGCGCACTGGCGGGCCTGGCCGGCTTCCTGGTCGCCGCGCGCGACGGCGTGGTCAACCCCGAACTGCTGGCCTGGCACAACTCGGGCGAGGTGCTGCTGATGATCATCCTCGGCGGCCTCGGCCATCTGCGCGGCGCGGTGATCGGTGCCGTCGCCTTCACAGTGCTCAAGGAAGTGCTGGGCACGCACGCGCTGGTGGGGCCGCTGGCCGACCATTGGCAGCTCACGCTCGGCATCGCGATCATCGTGTTCGTGGCGTTGCTGCCCAAGGGGCTGATCGGACTGGCGGCACGCATCTCGCCGAGCCCGCTGCCGAAGGCGGTGACGTCATGA
- a CDS encoding branched-chain amino acid ABC transporter permease codes for MDFGTFLVQCLNAVQYGLLLFLVASGLTLIFGIMGVINLAHGSFYMLGAYMAFALSPLFGDQFIVMLVAGVVLAAVFGYLLEWAFFSYLYQRDHLQQVLMTYGLILVFEELRSILVGNDVHGVKVPAWLDGSFALGDLMSYPWYRLFASAACIVLAVGLYLVVNRTRLGMMIRAGASNRDMVRGLGIDIRRLYRIVFAAGVALAALAGMIAAPMSSVYPNMGASVLIICFVVVVIGGIGSITGALVASLLVGFVDTFGKVFFAELSGMGVYVLMAIVLIWRPEGLMGRKA; via the coding sequence GTGGACTTCGGAACCTTTCTCGTCCAGTGCCTGAACGCGGTCCAGTACGGCTTGCTGCTGTTCCTGGTCGCGTCGGGGCTCACGCTGATCTTCGGGATCATGGGCGTGATCAACCTGGCCCACGGCAGCTTCTACATGCTGGGCGCCTACATGGCGTTCGCGCTGTCGCCGCTCTTCGGCGACCAGTTCATCGTGATGCTGGTCGCGGGCGTGGTGCTCGCGGCCGTCTTCGGCTACCTGCTGGAGTGGGCCTTCTTCAGCTACCTCTACCAGCGCGACCACCTGCAGCAGGTGCTGATGACCTACGGGCTGATCCTGGTCTTCGAGGAACTGCGCTCGATCCTCGTGGGCAACGACGTGCATGGCGTGAAGGTGCCGGCCTGGCTCGACGGGAGCTTCGCGCTCGGGGACCTCATGAGCTATCCGTGGTACCGGCTCTTCGCGTCGGCCGCCTGCATCGTGCTGGCCGTGGGCCTGTACCTGGTGGTGAACCGCACGCGGCTGGGCATGATGATCCGCGCCGGCGCGAGCAACCGCGACATGGTGCGCGGGCTGGGCATCGACATCCGGCGGCTCTACCGCATCGTGTTCGCGGCCGGCGTGGCGCTGGCGGCCCTGGCCGGGATGATCGCCGCGCCGATGTCCTCGGTGTATCCGAACATGGGTGCGAGCGTGCTGATCATCTGCTTCGTGGTGGTGGTGATCGGCGGCATCGGCTCCATCACCGGCGCCCTGGTCGCGTCGCTGCTGGTGGGCTTCGTCGACACCTTCGGCAAGGTCTTCTTCGCTGAACTCAGCGGCATGGGCGTGTACGTGCTGATGGCGATCGTGCTGATCTGGCGCCCTGAAGGACTCATGGGGCGCAAAGCTTGA